The Besnoitia besnoiti strain Bb-Ger1 chromosome IV, whole genome shotgun sequence genome contains a region encoding:
- a CDS encoding hypothetical protein (encoded by transcript BESB_054160): MNMDESGCPSFRKDSPSKMAHGDDSFGVPRRPPPAGGPYGDAAPYPLEKAYPAQEAETLFPSYPLKEPAFHCEPSERARWEPPAAYTSALPDNPYNQQGRNYFDGDVRDYPTEGERGRQQDSPELFQEPGRASCYGGQQEPRTPEFYGPPTTSLSHEQPGAHLSGEGNYGAFRSREPSSMAVPIASTHTTLLDHCRTNGGRGRVSIPHDDVRQRALQGHRTADLLKTPCDHDFFHRRRLPPSVAACMQPAGKEVDWSERSMFRKSIPSVIFSSEQVADRLRQTPPSQRLKEEERMRTAEQGNRSNRSERVQCLLQQSAMPDGTISKLPLFTAQVKDCSYDSSLLLNGGRHYKKLFPARSAIDGVSPLLQSTAQEETGPGLTSKSRAAHSQDSSQLRSILTQEIPPANGELKGQRPCFRSSSLVAAKNPQRWGVNVFAYDLPPPRRQFQASLRDHLDSNLVPDHSSDDITHCKTIQASVLRPSLDMSTLTPLKDVPQKGVAMRGREADSVHLDACLIPVLADEVQGRRAPGTLRQDESSLRSDFVPVKEATYRHKRHILAAHDHLQVDMVPDTEERHRRQRPAPAFCRAPSIPLGMTWA, encoded by the exons ATGAACATGGACGAAAGCGGATGTCCATCGTTTCGGAAGGATTCGCCGTCGAAAATGGCACACGGCGACGATAGCTTCGGGGTgccccggcgcccgccgccggctggtGGCCCctacggcgacgccgcgccctATCCCCTAGAGAAGGCCTATCCAGCCCAAGAGGCTGAGACCTTGTTTCCCAGCTACCCCTTGAAGGAACCTGCGTTTCACTGCGAGCCAAGCGAGAGGGCCCGGTGGGAGCCGCCCGCTGCCTACACATCTGCGCTGCCCGACAACCCGTACAATCAGCAAGGCAGGAACTATTTCGACGGCGACGTACGAGACTATCCGACGGAGGGAGAGCGTGGTAGACAGCAGGATTCGCCGGAGCTGTTCCAGGAACCAGGGAGGGCTTCGTGCTATGGGGGGCAGCaggagccgcggacgccagaGTTTTACGGCCCCCCGACCACGTCGCTTTCTCATGAGCAGCCCGGCGCCCATTTGAGTGGCGAGGGGAACTACGGGGCCTTTCGCTCCAGGGAGCCCTCGTCTATGGCAGTCCCTATCGCTTCAACTCACACAACGCTACTCGATCACTGCCGTACCAACGGGGGACGCGGGCGTGTCTCTATCCCCCACGACGACGTGCGCCAGAGAGCTCTTCAAGGTCACCGAACCGCTGACCTTCTCAA GACTCCTTGTGACCACGACTTTTTCCATCGCCGCAGGCTTCCTCCCAGTGTTGCTGCTTG CATGCAGCCCGCAGGAAAGGAGGTTGACTGGAGTGAGAGAAGCATGTTCCGTAAATCCATTCCGTCCGTTATATTTTCCAGCGAGCAG GTTGCAGACCGCCTCAGGCAAACACCGCCTTCCCAGAGActgaaggaagaagagagaatgCGGACGGCGGAGCAGGGTAACAGAAGCAACAGGAGCGAAAGGGTTCAGTGCCTTTTACAACAGTCTGCCATGCCAGACG GAACTATCAGCAAACTGCCGCTTTTCACCGCGCAGGTGAAAGACTGTTCATATGACAGTTCGCTTCTGTTGAATGGAGGAAGGCACTACAAGAAGCTGTTCCCCGCGCGGTCGGCGATTGACGGGGTGTCGCCGCTTCTCCAGTCCACTGCTCAAGAAGAAACAGGACCCGGACTGACCTCGAagtcgcgagccgcgcatTCACAAGATTCGTCGCAGTTGAGGAGTATTCTGACTCAGGA GATTCCGCCAGCTAACGGGGAACTGAAAGGCCAGCGACCGTGCTTCAGGAGCTCTTCCCTGGTGGCCGCGAAGAATCCCCAGCGGTGGGGCGTCAACGTTTTCGCCTACgatctccctcctcctcgccgccaaTTCcaagcgtctctgcgcgatCACCTGGAT TCTAACCTCGTCCCTGACCATAGCTCGGACGATATTACGCATTGCAAGACGATACAAGCTTCTGTCCTCCGGCCGTCTCTGGATATG TCCACGCTGACCCCGTTGAAAGACGTTCCTCAAAAGGGCGTCGCAatgcgagggcgagaagcggACAGCGTCCACCTGGAT GCTTGCTTGATTCCCGTGCTTGCCGATGAGGTACAGGGCCGCAGAGCACCTGGGACCCTTCGTCAGGATGAGAGCTCCCTGCGG TCGGACTTTGTTCCTGTTAAAGAAGCTACATACCGTCACAAACGCCACATCCTAGCTGCGCATGACCATCTTCAA GTGGATATGGTCCCAGATACTGAGGAAcgccaccgaagacagagacCGGCCCCCGCGTTCTGCCGAGCTCCATCGATTCCGCTTGGTATGACATGGGCGTAA